A stretch of Ischnura elegans chromosome 4, ioIscEleg1.1, whole genome shotgun sequence DNA encodes these proteins:
- the LOC124157008 gene encoding jerky protein homolog-like, whose product MDETGLFWRCLPRNTFVCRDEKTASGAKESMERVTIAACSNAAGSHKCKLMVIGKSAKPRVFKGIHQFPVIYRANKRAWITQELFKEWFHTNFVKEVRKNFKALGLPENAKILLLLDNCPAHPPAETLVEENVIVSFLPPNCTALIQPLDQGIINSLKCHYRSEVMKNIINRDTAFSYEEFKKEFTLKNAVWCIAEAWDKVTPQVLKRCWSNLLPDFQNRCEETDDIPEFDGFQGPSNDPVSHFINFVKELDADISDEDLKEWNACDNNAPVYQSLTDGEIMDAVTGSTVDEDVTDSDCSSDEEKITTSDAITYAEKLIKYLEQRPSSSNDMEVLHMHRLKNNLIQERRSRWKQVKLTDLMKNAPTTKCADVAATDTACHSTHGK is encoded by the coding sequence ATGGACGAGACTGGATTGTTCTGGCGCTGTCTTCCCCGAAATACGTTCGTTTGCCGCGATGAAAAGACTGCGAGCGGAGCGAAAGAATCAATGGAAAGGGTCACCATCGCAGCCTGTTCCAATGCTGCCGGGAGCCATAAATGCAAGCTCATGGTCATCGGTAAAAGTGCAAAACCACGCGTATTTAAGGGTATACACCAGTTTCCTGTGATTTACAGAGCCAATAAGCGAGCTTGGATTACGcaagaattatttaaggaatggtTTCATACTAACTTTGTCAAAGAGGtccgaaaaaatttcaaggctcttggactgcctgaaaatgcaaaaattttattgttgttggACAACTGCCCTGCTCATCCTCCAGCAGAAACTCTCGTCGAGGAGAATGTTATAGTGTCTTTTTTGCCGCCGAACTGTACTGCTCTAATCCAGCCACTTGATCAGGGGATAATAAATAGCCTTAAGTGTCACTATCGaagtgaagttatgaaaaatatcatcaaccgTGACACTGCTTTCTCCTATGAAGAATTTAAGAAGGAATTTACCCTTAAAAATGCAGTATGGTGTATTGCCGAAGCGTGGGATAAGGTTactccccaggttttgaaaagATGTTGGAGTAATTTGCTGCCGGATTTTCAAAACCGCTGTGAGGAAACTGACGACATACCAGAATTTGATGGCTTCCAGGGTCCGTCGAATGATCccgtttctcattttataaattttgtgaaagagcTGGATGCCGACATAAGTGATGAAGATCTAAAAGAATGGAATGCCTGCGACAATAATGCCCCAGTGTACCAAAGCTTGACCGATGGAGAGATAATGGATGCAGTCACGGGTTCGACAGTTGATGAAGACGTGACCGACAGTGACTGCAGCTCTGATGAGGAGAAAATTACTACGTCGGACGCAATCACTTATGCAGAAAAACTCATAAAGTACTTGGAGCAGAGGCCCTCTTCTTCCAACGATATGGAGGTATTACACATGCATaggttgaaaaacaatttaatacaagAGAGACGCAGCCGCTGGAAACAGGTCAAACTTACCGACCTCATGAAGAACGCACCAACAACCAAGTGCGCGGATGTTGCTGCCACAGATACTGCGTGCCACTCCACCCATggcaaataa